AGACATCTTTTTCGATCATCACATGATCGGCTTTTCCAATATCAACGATGGTTTCTAACCGAGAACGTATTGCCATCCATTGTGCCGCGATCGCATCTCTTTGTTCTTGGCCAAGCTGATTTTCCTCGTCGACCAGTTCATCTTCCAAGCGATGAAGCCAATTTGCAAAGATCTCTAATCCGAAGATCGCGCAGTTTCCTTTTAGCGTGTGAACCCAACGTTTCTGCTCCGCGATCTTGGCGGTTTCAATCCCTAGGTTCGAAACCAACCGATCAGCCTCACTTAAAAAGTCACGCAGACTTTTGGGATCACGAACGAAACGTGTAAAGATTGCCAACTGCTCCTTCTGAATTTCGTTCGCGTATTCAGCCTCACGCTCCGCCGTTGTGTCCGTACAGATCACAAGGATATGCTGCAATTCGCCGTCGACCATGACCGGACGATAGGTAAGCCGAAAGAACCATCCATCAACCTGCAAGTCGTTGGGAAGTTGATCCAATGCCAATTCCAATGGCATCCAATCACTGGAGATTTGCTCCCAGTGCAGTTCCAAGCTTTCTGCAAAGTCTTTGTGGACGATCTGCAAGCAATCCCAAATCTTGAGGCTGCGCAGCGGACAACCGAACCATTCTTGAAACCGCGCCGATGGCTTTCCGACAAAGTCACCGTTCAAACTGACGACGGCAAGCCCATCGGTGACGTTGTCCAAAACCAACAAGGCCTCCGCATGAGCCGTTTCGGCATCGCGGCGTGCAAGTTCAGCTTTCGAGCTCGCTAAAGTCAGCTTTCGCGCTGCGATCTCTTGCGTCAATCCGAACGACCATGCCGTCAATGTCACGACCGTGATCAGACCACCAGCCACGACGGAACTATGAATGAGCCTAAACGATTCCGGGATTTCTGAAGCCGGTAATGTCACCGTTTCACCCAAAGCCAACATGCTGCCGATCACCGAGATCGCTACGGCGTACCACGCGATTCCCGATCGGCGTCCTGCAACCATCATCGAAACGAGAGGGCCAAAAAAGAACCATGGCAATGCCGATGAACTGACTCCACCGGTACAGACGACAACGACACCAACACCCACCGTACAAATGCAAGCCAGAAGATTGCCAGCCAATCGAATTGATTGCGAACGTCGAAATAGCCAAACCGCGATCGGAACAGTGAAGATTGCCTGGGCCGGGCCGATCGAAGCGAAACGAAGTCCAAGTGCCAAATAGATCACCGAATAAACACATCCGGCGAGGAACACCAGTAGCGACAAGAAAATCGCTAGCCGTCCCACGCGCACCTGCTCCGTATCTCCCTGCGCGTAGTGTGCAGGGAGTAACCTATTGGTCCATTTTTCGATCAATGGCTCCATCGAAACGCTTGTCGTGACTCGGGGTGGACAGACATAAAAGACGTCCAACCCTAGCTTCACCCTTAGGTACGCCCGTCATGTTTCAGCAGCTAAAAGATGAGGGCGTTCCCTAGTTTTAGCACTCCAAACGCGAAAACCTCCGTGAAAGGCAGGGTGCGACTCCGCCCAGACGAAGGGCCATCGGTGACACCCATTGTCGCTGCGTCGTCATGGTGCAATGACGAAGTGAACCACAACCGACACCGTTTCTCATCATCAGCCGCCAGGCGCAAGCCTGCGGTTCTCACATTCCGAACCACTGCGGGAACCGCATGCTGGCGCATGGCGGCTGATAGCTAGAAACCGCACATGCTCTCGACGCACTGTTCCCAACAAAAACGGGTTCATCATCAGCCGCTTGGCGTTAGCCTGCGGTTCCTACAATCTGCACCACTGTGGGAACCGCATGCTGGCGCATGGCGGCTGATAGCCGGAAACCGCACATGCTCCCGACGCACTACTCCCAACAAAAACGGGTTCATCATCAGCCGCCTGGCGCAAGCCTGCGGTTCTCACATTCCGAACCACCGCGGGAACCGCATGCTGGCGCATGGCGGCTGATAGCCGGAAACCGCACATGCTCCCGACGCACTACTCCCAACAAAAACGGGTTCATCATCAGCCGCCTGACGCAAGCCTGCGGTTCTCACATTCCGAACCACCGCGGGAACCGCATGCTGGCGCATGGCGGCTGATAGCTGGAAACCGCACATGCTCTCGACACACTGTTCCCAACAAAAACGGGTTCATCATCAGCCGCTTGGCGTTAGCCTGCGGTTCCTACAATCTGCACCACTGTGGGAACCGCATGCTGGCGCATGGCGGCTGATAGCTGGAAACCGCACATGCTTGCGACGCACTGTTCCACACAAAACGGGTTCATCATCAGCCGCTTGGCGTTAGCCTGCGGTTCCTACATTCTGCATCACTGTGGGAACCGCATGCTGGCGCATGGCGGCTGATAGCTGGAAACCGCACATGCTCCCGACAAACTGTTCCACACAAAACGGGTTCAGCATCAGCCGCTTGGCGCGAGCCTGCGGTTCTTACAATCTGCGCCACCGCGGGAACCGCATGCTGGCGCATGGCGGCTGATAGCTAGAAACCGCACATGCTCTCGACGCACTGTTCCCAACAAAAACGGGTTCAGCATCAGCCGCTTGGCGTTAGCCTGCGGTTCCTACAATCTGCACCACTGTGGGA
This is a stretch of genomic DNA from Stieleria sp. JC731. It encodes these proteins:
- a CDS encoding ATP-binding protein translates to MEPLIEKWTNRLLPAHYAQGDTEQVRVGRLAIFLSLLVFLAGCVYSVIYLALGLRFASIGPAQAIFTVPIAVWLFRRSQSIRLAGNLLACICTVGVGVVVVCTGGVSSSALPWFFFGPLVSMMVAGRRSGIAWYAVAISVIGSMLALGETVTLPASEIPESFRLIHSSVVAGGLITVVTLTAWSFGLTQEIAARKLTLASSKAELARRDAETAHAEALLVLDNVTDGLAVVSLNGDFVGKPSARFQEWFGCPLRSLKIWDCLQIVHKDFAESLELHWEQISSDWMPLELALDQLPNDLQVDGWFFRLTYRPVMVDGELQHILVICTDTTAEREAEYANEIQKEQLAIFTRFVRDPKSLRDFLSEADRLVSNLGIETAKIAEQKRWVHTLKGNCAIFGLEIFANWLHRLEDELVDEENQLGQEQRDAIAAQWMAIRSRLETIVDIGKADHVMIEKDVFESTVHSIETGCAGPQLAAKMRRWTWDRVNHRLELLAERATNLGERLGKSGIHVQIEVEDVRRPPCPDWNAFWGSVIHVVRNAIDHGIEHPQDRIRIGKRPAGSIMLRAWEDHEQFVFEVSDDGAGIDWNRVSQKCLALGMRCDSEEDLQAAVFADGLSTKDQVSEVSGRGVGMAAVREACEILDGQIEIESTLGSGTKFRFTFPIYSANTGALTFHI